The Rhodococcus rhodochrous DNA window AGGTTATCGTCGGGCTGCCGCAGACACTGCGCGGTGAGCCCGGCAAGGCTGCGAAACTGGCGAGCGACTTCGCGCGTCGACTTCGCCGTGCCCTACCCGATGTTCCCGTGCGCCTGGCCGACGAACGTTTCACGACGGTCACTGCGGCGCGCGCCCTCCGCGAGAGCGGGGTGAGTGCGCGAGGTGCGCGGCCGGTCATCGACCAGGCTGCCGCCGTGGCCATCTTGCAGGGTTGGTTGGACGAGCGGAGTTCGGTAGTGAACGAGTCGGGGCGTGACGCAGGGGGCAGCCGGTGAGCCGGCACGGACGACACGACGACCATTCGGAGAACGCGCGGCAGGATCTGTTCGCGGATCCTTACGCCGGTGGGTACACGGAACCTCCAGTGGATCGCACCGGATCCGAGGATCCCTATCGCACCGGATCCGAGGATCCCTATCGCACCGGATCCGAGGATCCGTATCGATCCGACCCGCGGTACCGGTACGACGATCCGTACGGCAACGACTCCCACGGCCGTGATCCGTACGGCGGTGGTGCGTACGAGAGCGTCCCGGGTGGGCACCCGGAGGCCCGTCCACCCGATCCGGACGATCACGAGACCACGGTCCTGAACTTCGGACCGGGTGTATTCGACGGCCCGCCGCCCCGTCACCCCGAACAGGGTTACGGCGAGCAGGGGTACGCCGAGGAACATCAGGGGTACGTCGAGCAGGGCTATACCGAGCAGGGCTATACCGAGCAGGGCTATACCGAGCAGGGCTACGGCGACGGAGGTTACGCAGGATCCGGGTACGAGCACGACGGATCCACCGGCGCCGATCCCGGACACGCTCCGGCCGATCACCCCGAGGGTGGACATCTCGACGACGAGTACCCGGGCGGATACTCCTACGCCGCACGCGACGCGAACCGTGACGCCTACCGCGACGACGACTCCGCCGCCGACGCGGTCGCAGCGGAGGAGGTCACCGCCGAGCAGCGTGCGGTCCCCCTCGCGGTCGACGGTTCGGAACGCGCCGCACGCCGCAATCCGAAGGCGAGCGGGCGCAAGAAGCGCGGACGTGTCGTGGGCGCGCTCGCCGCCGCGGTGCTCCTGCTCGTCGTCGTGGGTGGCGGTTATCTCGCCTACGACCGGTTCCTCGGCACCGATCTTCCGCCGGACTTCACCGGACCTCCCGGACCGGCCGTCGTCGTCCAGGTCAACCCCGGCGAGACCGCCGGAGAGATCGGCAGCGAGTTCGTCGACAAGGGTGTCGTCGCGAGTTCCGCTGCCTTCTACGAAGCGGCCGTGCAGAACTCGGGGATGAATT harbors:
- a CDS encoding endolytic transglycosylase MltG, producing the protein MSRHGRHDDHSENARQDLFADPYAGGYTEPPVDRTGSEDPYRTGSEDPYRTGSEDPYRSDPRYRYDDPYGNDSHGRDPYGGGAYESVPGGHPEARPPDPDDHETTVLNFGPGVFDGPPPRHPEQGYGEQGYAEEHQGYVEQGYTEQGYTEQGYTEQGYGDGGYAGSGYEHDGSTGADPGHAPADHPEGGHLDDEYPGGYSYAARDANRDAYRDDDSAADAVAAEEVTAEQRAVPLAVDGSERAARRNPKASGRKKRGRVVGALAAAVLLLVVVGGGYLAYDRFLGTDLPPDFTGPPGPAVVVQVNPGETAGEIGSEFVDKGVVASSAAFYEAAVQNSGMNSLQPGFYQVATNIPAVDAVAALVDPASRVGALVISEGRQLHDIRDVNTGAVRKGIYTLIAEASCHGDPAAENCVTYEELDAAGATPDLQALGVPEWARDAVANVPDRRRQLEGLIAAGSWDFDPTAEPVEILARLVSESAASYDATGITDAAARVGLTPYEMLISASLVEREALPQDFAKVARVILNRLEIDQMLQFDSTVNYELDETELATTDADRARVTPWNTYAMVGLPATPISSPSIGALQAMENPEPGEWIYFVTIDDKGTTLFANSYEEHLQNTELALASGILDSGR
- the ruvX gene encoding Holliday junction resolvase RuvX, whose product is MAEPPRPDRPGVDDPGRGRRIAVDVGSVRIGVASSDPDGILATPVETVPRSKERGPDAPDIRRIVEIVREYEAVEVIVGLPQTLRGEPGKAAKLASDFARRLRRALPDVPVRLADERFTTVTAARALRESGVSARGARPVIDQAAAVAILQGWLDERSSVVNESGRDAGGSR